One Halobacterium zhouii genomic region harbors:
- a CDS encoding RAD55 family ATPase, translating to MYELGATFSDVAVDAGTNVLVEGPPMSGKRQLGFDILGSGVRNGEGAIVVSTKDGADRVLEEFERVEGADSAVGVVDCVTKQQGMGSSIDADLVRYASSPVDLTGIGIELSELLRVLYKERGFTKNRILLHSLSTLLMYSDLQTVFRFLHVFTGRVQSSDALGTFVVDASAHDEQTVSTLKQLFDGVVRVRERDDDGFEARVVGVGGGTQWRDL from the coding sequence ATGTACGAACTCGGAGCGACCTTCTCGGACGTGGCGGTCGACGCGGGGACGAACGTCCTCGTGGAAGGGCCGCCGATGAGCGGGAAGCGACAGCTAGGGTTCGACATCCTCGGTTCGGGCGTTCGGAACGGGGAGGGCGCCATCGTGGTGTCGACGAAGGATGGAGCCGACCGCGTGCTCGAGGAGTTCGAGCGCGTCGAGGGGGCGGACTCCGCGGTCGGCGTCGTGGACTGCGTGACGAAACAGCAGGGGATGGGGAGCAGTATCGACGCCGACCTGGTCCGGTACGCGTCCTCGCCCGTGGACCTTACGGGAATCGGGATCGAGCTGTCGGAGCTCCTGCGCGTGCTGTACAAGGAGCGCGGATTCACGAAGAACCGGATTCTCCTGCATTCGCTGTCGACGTTGTTGATGTACTCGGACCTCCAGACGGTGTTCCGGTTCCTCCACGTGTTCACGGGTCGCGTGCAGAGTTCGGACGCACTGGGTACGTTCGTCGTCGACGCGAGCGCCCACGACGAGCAGACCGTGAGCACGCTCAAGCAACTGTTCGACGGCGTCGTTCGAGTTCGCGAGCGCGACGATGACGGGTTCGAGGCTCGCGTGGTCGGCGTGGGCGGCGGCACGCAGTGGCGTGATCTGTAA